Proteins from a genomic interval of Quercus lobata isolate SW786 chromosome 11, ValleyOak3.0 Primary Assembly, whole genome shotgun sequence:
- the LOC115968835 gene encoding uncharacterized protein LOC115968835, with product MALRVPFLSSIITPLPQKLHTSTFPSTTHLSNKPRTQISCAKKKISDAELASDLALEVAKINTHFVQREEAMKKSKELLFTELCQYLALKGEEVKMKWRKMDEEEKWVLVKGFVSDWSMDFHPLSARSVKEMVEEYLLEENPSAKSSLSVLFPGLKRLMGFTQNK from the coding sequence ATGGCTTTGAGAGTTCCTTTCTTGTCCTCTATAATCACCCCACTACCTCAAAAATTACATACCAGTACTTTTCCCTCCACAACCCATTTGAGCAACAAACCCAGAACCCAAATCTCGTGCGCCAAGAAAAAAATCAGCGATGCAGAGCTTGCGTCGGATTTGGCTTTGGAGGTGGCAAAGATAAACACCCATTTTGTGCAAAGAGAGGAGGCCATGAAGAAGAGCAAAGAGCTCCTGTTCACAGAGCTGTGCCAGTACCTTGCTTTGAAAGGAGAGGAGGTGAAGATGAAGTGGAGGAAAATGGATGAAGAGGAAAAATGGGTTTTGGTTAAAGGGTTTGTTTCAGATTGGAGTATGGATTTTCATCCATTGTCTGCTAGGTCTGTGAAAGAGATGGTTGAGGAATACTTGCTGGAAGAGAACCCATCTGCAAAATCTTCTCTTTCAGTGTTATTTCCTGGGTTGAAGAGATTAATGGGCTTTACacaaaacaagtaa
- the LOC115966637 gene encoding uncharacterized protein LOC115966637: protein MAVESSSTTSRPNDDRPVIFFGGFTLDKQRSETERDDGAIVSQIEWFSIDVPDADADAHCQKQKQKLNPLSVMEIENQCYFAALDSSIYCISRHHFRDRVQIFDLTGGDIDGWQPGPPPIVSRVNPHKFVVNGKLYILGGVREVESPWMEVLDPKIGVWKPLPNPPVEVGHHSRSVVALLLKPEKAQILVSSFLSGDRPPQFRFLTYNIDDQSWEPLDTPVSVFKLLRGFGFSQTTNTALAEGDTLYWVSFDYFARHELVIHAYNLITDEWFEGFLNTCDEIFGKKELLTEHRPHGLLHLGKEGFKDLNISVVATHKYPMDRSIDILDAQLLDHCSYTSKRKKPKYS from the exons atgGCCGTCGAAAGTTCATCGACAACGTCAAGGCCAAATGACGATAGACCCGTCATCTTTTTCGGCGGCTTCACCCTGGACAAGCAAAGGTCGGAGACTGAGAGGGATGATGGAGCCATCGTATCACAGATAGAATGGTTTTCCATTGATGTCCCAGACGCAGACGCAGACGCACACtgtcaaaagcaaaagcaaaagctgAATCCGCTTTCGGTGATGGAGATTGAGAATCAGTGTTACTTTGCAGCATTAGACTCCTCTATCTATTGTATTAGCCGTCATCACTTTCGTGATCGAGTTCAGATTTTCGACCTCACCGGTGGTGATATTGATGGTTGGCAGCCTGGTCCTCCACCGATTGTTAGTAGAGTCAACCCACACAAGTTCGTCGTCAACGGAAAGTTGTACATTTTAGGTGGTGTACGGGAAGTTGAGTCTCCCTGGATGGAAGTTTTAGATCCTAAAATAGGAGTGTGGAAACCGTTACCCAATCCTCCAGTGGAGGTTGGCCATCATAGTCGGAGTGTTGTCGCTCTTCTTCTTAAGCCCGAGAAGGCGCAGATTCTTGTCAGTTCATTCCTTAGTGGCGATCGTCCTCCTCAATTTCGTTTCCTTACATACAACATTGATGATCAGTCTTGGGAACCACTCGATACTCCCGTGTCCGTCTTCAAGCTACTTCGTGGTTTTGGTTTCAGTCAGACAACTAATACTGCTTTAGCAGAGGGTGATACTCTCTATTGGGTTTCCTTCGATTATTTCGCTAGACATGAATTGGTTATTCACGCTTACAATCTGATTACTGATGAGTGGTTCGAGGGCTTTCTCAACACTTGCGATGAAATTTTTGGGAAGAAAGAATTACTAACTGAGCATCGTCCTCACGGTCTTCTCCATTTAG GCAAAGAAGGTTTCAAGGACTTGAATATTTCGGTTGTGGCCACCCACAAGTATCCCATGGATCGCAGCATAGATATCTTGGATGCTCAGTTGCT GGATCACTGCTCTTATACATCAAAGCGGAAGAAACCAAAGTATTCATAA